The bacterium genome includes the window CGTCTCCCCCCTTTTCCATGACGAGCTTGCTGTCCAGGATCCCGAGGCCGGGGTGCGAGAGAATCGGGACGATCGAGGGCTGCGGGGCTTTCGTACGGATCACCACCGTCCGCGGGTCCGGCGCGAGCACCTCCTGCACGCCATCGAAGAGGAAGATGGTGTTGGCCTTGAGGTTGAGGATGCGGTCGAACGACCATTTCACGTCCGCGGACGTCAGCTCGTTGCCGCTCGCGAACTTAACCCCGGATCGGAGCGAGAAGGTATACGTCCGCCCGTCGGCGCCGACCTTCCAAGCCGTCGCCAGGAGCGGTTTGGGTGCTTTCAGGTCCTCCGCCTCGAACGTAACCAGGGTGTCGTAGGTCACCTTCTCCATCATCATCCCGGTCACTTCGATGGTCCGGCCGGGATCCTGGGTCCGGATGTTCGAAAGGTTGGTGCCGACGAGCAACGTCTTGCTGTCCCCGGCCGGCGCGGCGCGCACACCTCGGAACGGCAGCGTGTGGACCGCCACGGCAAGCCCGGCTCCACCACCAACGGCCTGAAGAAAGGTCCGGCGGCTCAGACGCCTCATGTGAGGTCTCCCTCCTCGGTGCGGGATGGTGCGTTACCTTCTCATTCAGGGAGACCCTTTCCTGTCGTGTCTTGGCTGTCAGCCTTCGCGGCCGGTAGGGCTCTCGGGGGCGTGCGGACGGTACCGGGTCATGATCGCCTGCAACTCGTCCAGCGGGAGCGCATCTACGGTCCCTTTGAACCCCACCATCGTCTCAGCGGCGGTGAGCGCGTTGAGAATCGATTCTTCCACTGCTTCCGCCGCGCCCTCGAAAAAGGGATCGAGATGCTGGTGCGGCAACATCTGGAGCGCGTGCGGGCTCTGGGCGTCCACGGGCAAGTGGTTCCCCGTGGCGAACGCGAGGAAGATATCACCGCTCGAGTTGAAGCCGATTCCGCCGACCCGCGCCAACCCGACAGTGGCCCGCTGGGCGAGACGCTTGCACTGGCCGGGCAGCAAGGGCGCGTCCGTCGCCACGATGACGATGATCGACCCTTTGGGGGACGGGGCCGTCCACCGAGACTCCAGCTCTCGCCCGACCGGCACGCCGTCCACCCGGAGGTGACGCATCGCGCCGTAATTGGCCTGGACCAGGGCGCCCACCACGTGGCTTCCTGCCCGGCTCTCGACCACCCGCGATGACGTCCCGATCCCGCCCTTGAACCCGTGGCACCGCATCCCCGTGCCGCCACCCACGTTTCCCTCAGCGACGTGACCTCCGGCTGCCGCCGCGAGAGCCTCGTGGGCGTGTTCTGTCGAGACATGAAACGCGTCGATGTCGTTGAGCCATCCATCATAGGTCTCCGCCACGACGGGAAGCGTGAACCCCTTGACGTACCCATGGTCAACGCCGAAGGCCACGAGCGCGTCCCGCACGACCCCCACCGCGTGTGTGTTCGTGATGCCGATCGGACCATTCAACATTCCCGATTCTTCCAGCCAGAGGAGCCCCGTCATCTCGCCGTTGCCGTTGAACGAATGGAACCCGGCAAACGCGTGGTCCTCCCAGATGGCTCCCTCTCGAGGGACCACCATGGTGACCCCCGTCCGGGCCATCCGCGGGGCATCCCAGATCAACGTGCGGTGACCGACCAGTACCCCCGGCACGTCAGTGATGGCATTGTGCGGGCCGGTGGGCATCCGCCCGATGGTGATCCCCAAGTCTCGCACACGCACTCGCGCCATCGTACCTCCTCCCTATGATGGGGCCTCCGAGTCACGCAGTTCCGGAATGATCCACAGGGGCGGCCGGCCCTGCTCCATGCGCATGATGTTCGAGAAGCCGTTGGCGAACCGCCTGGGCCAGCTCTCGCGCGTCGGGCCCGCAACGTGCGGCGTGGCAATGACCCTGGGGCCCAGCGCGAGAAGCGGGTGATCCGGCGGAGGCGGTTCCTTCGTGAAGACGTCCAAGCCCGCCCCGCGGAGACGGCCCGACCGAATGGCGTCCGCCAGGGCCGTTTCGTCCACGAGTCCTCCACGGCTCGTATTGATGAGGACGGCGCCGGGCTTCATGATCTCGAAGACACGGCGGTCCACCAGGCCTCGCGTCTGGTTGGTGAGAGGGGCGTGGAGGCTGAGGATATCGGCGTTCGACACGAGCGTGTCAAAAGGGACGAAGACCGCGCCGAGGTCCTTCTCGATCGCCTCAGGAAGGCGAAGGAGATCGTAGTAAAGCAGCCGCGCCCCAAAGGCACGCAC containing:
- a CDS encoding ABC transporter substrate-binding protein; its protein translation is MRRLSRRTFLQAVGGGAGLAVAVHTLPFRGVRAAPAGDSKTLLVGTNLSNIRTQDPGRTIEVTGMMMEKVTYDTLVTFEAEDLKAPKPLLATAWKVGADGRTYTFSLRSGVKFASGNELTSADVKWSFDRILNLKANTIFLFDGVQEVLAPDPRTVVIRTKAPQPSIVPILSHPGLGILDSKLVMEKGGD
- a CDS encoding P1 family peptidase: MRVRDLGITIGRMPTGPHNAITDVPGVLVGHRTLIWDAPRMARTGVTMVVPREGAIWEDHAFAGFHSFNGNGEMTGLLWLEESGMLNGPIGITNTHAVGVVRDALVAFGVDHGYVKGFTLPVVAETYDGWLNDIDAFHVSTEHAHEALAAAAGGHVAEGNVGGGTGMRCHGFKGGIGTSSRVVESRAGSHVVGALVQANYGAMRHLRVDGVPVGRELESRWTAPSPKGSIIVIVATDAPLLPGQCKRLAQRATVGLARVGGIGFNSSGDIFLAFATGNHLPVDAQSPHALQMLPHQHLDPFFEGAAEAVEESILNALTAAETMVGFKGTVDALPLDELQAIMTRYRPHAPESPTGREG
- a CDS encoding 2-hydroxyacid dehydrogenase, translated to MGRVAMWPSLSEALQAEALRAKPPELTLTWVPAEASEDDLIDRLESADYLMGFVRREPSPRVYAQMGALRLVQLLSAGYEKLDIASLRKYRVLVAGNGGANAIAVAEHTVMLMLAVLKNLTACDAGLRSGHPAGLVVLELFGKTVGLVGMGHIGQEVARRVRAFGARLLYYDLLRLPEAIEKDLGAVFVPFDTLVSNADILSLHAPLTNQTRGLVDRRVFEIMKPGAVLINTSRGGLVDETALADAIRSGRLRGAGLDVFTKEPPPPDHPLLALGPRVIATPHVAGPTRESWPRRFANGFSNIMRMEQGRPPLWIIPELRDSEAPS